In a single window of the Nicotiana tomentosiformis chromosome 8, ASM39032v3, whole genome shotgun sequence genome:
- the LOC138897788 gene encoding cilia- and flagella-associated protein 45-like: MTRIIKENEEIDRKNEIEKIRQQAKKELQQVEENKNTRIMELEKELAILKELYENKQREREKKKELEQEERLKEEIEKFREKLKEDKLKEDIEVKLEEINETNNENEQNTESSEDSEISETYTELITKTNNIINPEIYAGDINIKYE; this comes from the coding sequence ATGACaagaataataaaagaaaatgaagaaattgataggaaaaatgaaattgaaaaaattaggcaacaagctaaaaaagaattacagcaagtggaagaaaacaaaaacaccaggataatggaattagaaaaagaattagCAATATTAAAAGAATTGTATGAAAACAaacagagagaaagagaaaagaaaaaagaattagagCAAGAAGAAAGATTGAAGGAAGAAATAGAAAAATTTAGGGAAAAATTAAAAGAGGACAAATTAAAAGAGGACATAGAAGTAAAACTTGAAGAAATAAATGAAACTAATAATGAAAATGAACAGAATACAGAAAGTTCAGAAGATTcagaaataagtgaaacatatacagaacttataACTAAAACAAATAACATAATAAATCCAGAAATATATGCCGGAGATATAAacataaaatatgaataa
- the LOC138897791 gene encoding uncharacterized protein, whose protein sequence is MAPACAFTKESASIENESIELGDISEKPSTSKERKYKQTIPTYYNNNYERSDRSKVLWDKRLNRKWTPKTINEQYNFLDLDCVEDVNKIIQLWVGYISKQLIDNKIPIPEAPGYIERTIIGTVKLWIQNLNDESIKALRSNKKFDGESATTTIDILIKYELAIRNEFSSMTTEIEEQQKEKTVSRNLMNKLAICNMCYIDEYTCAFKEYYYKGTYSVEEGKEIRKIYFTKLPEPFSSKIIRDWEKAGLEDTLGARIRYLKNWFIELCEKHKEEIKMEKTLIKNLTCCKIKTAPQFGCTDNYYKKKNYKRKYKKYRRNKLKYKYKNPRKRYYIKNYKRKRPYRIKKKLSECTCYNCGKLGHLAKDCKLPRDPKKKQITEINTDNEEYMQLDYIDYELDSEDSIYELEPELETEIESEKELSDIEEND, encoded by the exons ATGgcaccggcatgtgcttttacgaaagagtctgcaagcatagaaaatgagtcaatagaattaggag ATATAAGCGAAAAACCAAGtacatcaaaagaaagaaaatacaaacaaacaataccaacatattacAATAATAATTATGAACGAAGTGACAGAAGTAAAGTATTATGGGATAAAAGATTAAACAGAAAATGGACACCAAAAACAATAAATGAACAATATAACTTTTTGGACTTAGATTGCGTAGAAGAcgttaataaaataatacaactatgggtaggatatatatcaaaacaattaatagataataaaataccaattccagaagcaccaggatatatagaaaggACAATAATAGGAACAGTAAAATTATGGATACAAAATCTAAATGATGAAAGTATAAAAGCAttaagaagtaataaaaaattcGATGGTGAATCAGCTACAACAACTATAGACATAttaataaaatatgaattagCTATAAGAAATGAATTTAGTAGTATGACAACAGAAATAGAAgagcaacaaaaagaaaaaacagtAAGTAGAAATCTAATGAACAAACTAGCTATATGTAACATGTGTTACATAGACGAATATACGTGTGCATTTAAAGAATATTACTATAAAGGAACATATAGTgttgaagaaggaaaagaaatcagaaaaatatactttacaaaattaccagaaccttttagTTCTAAAATAATAAGAGATTGGGAAAAAGCAGGATTAGAAGATACCTTAGGAGCTAGAATTAGATATTTAAAGAATTGGTTTATAGAATTATGTgaaaaacataaagaagaaattaaaatggAAAAAACACTGATAAAAAACCTTACATGTTGTAAAATTAAAACTGCACCCCAGTTTGGATGTACAGAtaattattataaaaagaaaaattataaaagaaaatataaaaaatatagaagaaaTAAGTTAAAATATAAGTATAAAAACCCGAGGAAAAGATATTATATAAAAAATTACAAAAGAAAAAGACCATATAGAATTAAGAAAAAGTTATCCGAATGTACTTGttacaattgtggaaaattaggacACCTAGCCAAAGATTGTAAATTACCTAGAGACCCTAAAAAGaaacaaataacagaaattaacaCTGATAATGAAGAATACATGCAACTAGACTATATAGATTATGAAttagatagtgaagatagtatTTATGAATTAGAACCTGAATTAGAAACAGAAATAGAATCAGAAAAAGAACTATCAGATATAGAGGAAAATGACTGA
- the LOC138897792 gene encoding uncharacterized protein — protein MNEVEASYLFNKAQQAMNRALVLHHKAFLQYREESKRFEAEAWELAEKRDAYKLLNEKSQAKLQAACREHSDLVEQVRRVFEVSDDESNLVANDPCPHVQIKLDMIEKLRREVDTVKAEIEECKKNMDRIASEKETTRTQLAYAEDQLRAAKEKNSAQAKMIEGLRSQLSSAIFCQENLAKELEVAKSGVITARNEADKKVARLKVDVDAIQEKAKNMVKHAR, from the exons atgaacgaggtagagGCATCCTACCTATTCAACAAAGCTCAACAGGCGATGAATCGG GCCTTAGTGCTTCATCACAAGGCTTTTCTTCAATACCGGGAGGAGTCAAAACGTTTCGAGGCCGAGGCCTGGGAGCTTGCCGAAAAGAGGGATGCTTATAAGCTCCTTAATGAAAAATCCCAAGCTAAGCTGCAAGCGGCTTGTAGGGAACATTCTgacctggtcgagcaggtaagaagagtttttgaagttagtgatgatgaaTCGAACTTAGTAGCTAATGATCCTTGCCCACATGTTCAAATAAAACTTGACATGATCGAGAAACTCCGAAGGGAGGTGGATACGGTCAAAGCCGAGATCGAAGAATGTAAGAAAAATATGGATCGCATAGCCTCGGAGAAAGAGACTACACGGACACAGTTGGCTTATGCTGAGGATCAGCTTCGGGCTGCAAAGGAAAAGAACTCGGCGCAGGCCAAAATGATCGAGGGACTCAGATCTCAACTGAGCTCGGCTATTTTTTGTCAAGAGAATCTGGCCAAGGAGCTCGAGGTTGCCAAGTCAGGAGTTATTACGGCCCGGAACGAAGCTGATAAAAAAGTGGCTCGGCTCAAAGTTGATGTCGATGCTATCCAGGAGAAGGCAAAAAACATGGTGAAGCATGCGAGGTGA
- the LOC138897787 gene encoding uncharacterized protein encodes MLEKETARLEDSLTAMTRIIKENEEIDRKNEIEKIRQQAKKELQQVEENKNTRIMELEKELAILKELYENKQREREKKKELEQEERLKEEIEKFREKLKEDIEVKLEEINETNNENEQNTESSEDSEISETYTELITKTNNIVMEEYLNTNIRMKK; translated from the coding sequence ATGTTAGAAAAAGAAACTGCAAGATTAGAAGATAGTTTAACAGCAATGACaagaataataaaagaaaatgaagaaattgataggaaaaatgaaattgaaaaaattaggcaacaagctaaaaaagaattacagcaagtggaagaaaacaaaaacaccaggataatggaattagaaaaagaattagCAATATTAAAAGAATTGTATGAAAACAaacagagagaaagagaaaagaaaaaagaattagagCAAGAAGAAAGATTGAAGGAAGAAATAGAAAAATTTAGGGAAAAATTAAAAGAGGACATAGAAGTAAAACTTGAAGAAATAAATGAAACTAATAATGAAAATGAACAGAATACAGAAAGTTCAGAAGATTcagaaataagtgaaacatatacagaacttataactaaaacaaataacatagttatggaggagtacttaaatacaaatataaggatgaaaaaatag